From Arachis stenosperma cultivar V10309 chromosome 2, arast.V10309.gnm1.PFL2, whole genome shotgun sequence, one genomic window encodes:
- the LOC130963519 gene encoding probable xyloglucan endotransglucosylase/hydrolase protein, which translates to MADPVIHPDTTNPLHHHQTQPLKEIAIDYTPEACSHCPNTNTITLTFDHRGGARWRTTTRFHYGTFSSLIQCPKGNTNGLNFNLYLSSLEGEKSQDEIDFEFLGKDRTIVQTNYFSGGNGNKEKIHHLGFDACDGFHEYVIKWSYDVIEWLIDGKVVRREEKKEEGKGFPQKPMFLYASIWDASCIDNGRWAGKYDGSDAPYVCLYKDIHVPTSTAVK; encoded by the exons ATGGCGGATCCAGTTATTCACCCAGACACTACAAACCCTCTTCATCACCATCAAACACAACCTCTCAAAGAGATCGCCATTGACTACACACCAGAAGCATGCTCTCACTGCCCTAATACCAACACCATCACCCTCACCTTCGATCACCGCGGCGGCGCCAGGTGGCGCACCACCACTCGCTTCCACTATGGCACCTTCAGCTCCCTCAtccagtgccctaagggtaacACCAATGGCCTCAACTTCAACCTCTACCTCTCTTCCTTAGAAG GTGAAAAGTCCCAAGATGAGATAGATTTTGAGTTCTTGGGTAAGGATAGGACCATTGTGCAGACAAACTACTTCAGTGGTGGCAATGGCAACAAGGAGAAGATTCACCATCTGGGTTTTGATGCCTGTGATGGTTTTCATGAGTATGTGATCAAGTGGAGTTATGATGTGATAGAGTGGCTCATTGATGGGAAGGTAGtcagaagagaggagaagaaagaagaagggaaaGGGTTCCCTCAGAAGCCTATGTTCTTGTATGCTTCCATTTGGGATGCAAGCTGCATTGATAATGGGAGGTGGGCAGGGAAGTATGATGGGAGTGATGCACCTTATGTTTGTCTCTATAAAGACATTCATGTCCCTACTAGCACTGCAGTTAAATGA
- the LOC130960795 gene encoding RING-H2 finger protein ATL5-like has translation MGSSGTNLVTTIIGFGLSATFIVFVCTRIICGRIQRYIASSSSSSSRTIYEFQSRPDIERGEHVVVEGVPAFVSAIPTLKFNQEAFSSVECTQCVICLADYKEQELLRMIPKCGHCFHVSCIDMWLRKQSTCPVCRLPLRNALEQKNVTSLAFTISHHHSLDEEYNTSLQRNISSDDERPVVDSNSSNTSLPISVGEPDIRPS, from the exons ATGGGGAGTTCAGGTACGAACTTGGTGACTACAATAATTGGTTTTGGATTGAGTGCAACATTCATAGTGTTTGTGTGCACAAGAATCATTTGTGGGAGAATTCAAAGGTATatagcatcatcatcatcttcatcatcaagGACTATATACGAATTTCAATCAAGACCAGACATAGAACGG GGAGAACATGTTGTTGTTGAGGGAGTACCTGCTTTTGTTTCTGCAATCCCCACTTTAAAGTTCAACCAAGAGGCTTTCAGCTCCGTTGAATGTACACA GTGTGTGATATGTTTGGCAGATTACAAAGAACAAGAATTGTTGAGGATGATACCAAAATGTGGGCACTGTTTTCATGTCTCTTGCATTGATATGTGGCTAAGAAAGCAATCTACATGCCCTGTATGCCGTTTGCCACTTAGAAATGCTCTTGAACAAAAGAATGTGACAAGTTTGGCATTCACAATAAGCCACCACCACTCTCTTGATGAAGAGTATAATACTTCATTACAAAGGAACATTAGTAGTGATGATGAGAGGCCAGTAGTTGATTCTAATTCTAGTAACACCTCACTTCCAATTTCTGTAGGAGAACCTGATATAAGACCCTCATAA
- the LOC130960640 gene encoding protein-ribulosamine 3-kinase, chloroplastic isoform X1: MMGAHVGIISPSTFFPRFPPTSLIKTKINTSPVCSISMNMDPVREWILSEGKATKITKISPVGGGCINLASRYDTDSGSFFVKTNRSIGPSMFEAEALGLGAMYETGTIRVPRPYKVGELPTGGSYIIMEFIEFGASRGNQSVLGRKLAEMHKAGKSSKGFGFDVDNTIGSTPQINTWSSDWIQFYGEHRLGYQLKLASRQYGDSLIYERGQRLVKSIGKLFENVAIEPCLLHGDLWSGNISSDKNGEPVILDPACYYGHSEAEFGMSWCAGFGASFYNSYFEVMPKQPGFEERRDLYMLYHYLNHYNLFGSGYRSSAMSIIDDYLALLKA, translated from the exons ATGATGGGTGCACACGTGGGAATCATATCACCTTCCACTTTCTTCCCTCGATTTCCTCCAACTTCTTTAATCAAAACCAAAATCAATACATCACCAG TTTGCAGCATTAGCATGAATATGGATCCAGTTCGTGAGTGGATCCTTTCTGAAGGGAAAGCCACAAAGATAACCAAGATTAGTCCTGTTGGTGGTGGTTGCATCAACCTTGCTAGTCGCTATGACACTGATTCTGGTTCTTTCTTTGTTAAAACAAACAG GAGTATTGGACCATCAATGTTTGAAGCAGAGGCTCTTGGTTTAGGGGCTATGTATGAAACCGGGACAATCCGTGTGCCTAGGCCATATAAG GTTGGAGAGCTTCCCACTGGTGGTTCCTACATCATTATGGAATTCATAGAATTCGGCGCTTCCAGAGGCAATCAA TCTGTTCTAGGGAGGAAACTTGCTGAGATGCATAAAGCCGGAAAATCTAGCAAAGGCTTTGGTTTTGATGTCGATAACACCATTGGCAG TACTCCACAAATAAACACGTGGTCATCGGATTGGATTCAATTTTATGGAGAGCATAGATTGGGTTACCAGTTGAAGCTAGCATCGAGACAATATGGCGACAGTCTCATTTATGAAAGAG GACAAAGACTGGTGAAAAGCATAGGAAAACTATTTGAAAATGTGGCGATAGAACCATGCTTACTACACGGAGACTTATGGAGCGGAAACATCAGCTCTGACAAAAATGGAGAGCCTGTCATATTGGATCCAGCGTGCTACT ATGGACACAGTGAGGCAGAATTCGGAATGTCTTGGTGTGCCGGCTTTGGAGCATCATTCTATAATTCATATTTTGAG GTGATGCCTAAACAGCCAGGTTTTGAGGAGAGAAGAGACCTATATATGTTGTATCATTATTTAAATCACTATAATCTCTTTGGTTCTGGATACAGATCATCAGCTATGTCCATAATTGATGATTATCTTGCACTTTTAAAAGCTTAG
- the LOC130960640 gene encoding protein-ribulosamine 3-kinase, chloroplastic isoform X2 gives MNMDPVREWILSEGKATKITKISPVGGGCINLASRYDTDSGSFFVKTNRSIGPSMFEAEALGLGAMYETGTIRVPRPYKVGELPTGGSYIIMEFIEFGASRGNQSVLGRKLAEMHKAGKSSKGFGFDVDNTIGSTPQINTWSSDWIQFYGEHRLGYQLKLASRQYGDSLIYERGQRLVKSIGKLFENVAIEPCLLHGDLWSGNISSDKNGEPVILDPACYYGHSEAEFGMSWCAGFGASFYNSYFEVMPKQPGFEERRDLYMLYHYLNHYNLFGSGYRSSAMSIIDDYLALLKA, from the exons ATGAATATGGATCCAGTTCGTGAGTGGATCCTTTCTGAAGGGAAAGCCACAAAGATAACCAAGATTAGTCCTGTTGGTGGTGGTTGCATCAACCTTGCTAGTCGCTATGACACTGATTCTGGTTCTTTCTTTGTTAAAACAAACAG GAGTATTGGACCATCAATGTTTGAAGCAGAGGCTCTTGGTTTAGGGGCTATGTATGAAACCGGGACAATCCGTGTGCCTAGGCCATATAAG GTTGGAGAGCTTCCCACTGGTGGTTCCTACATCATTATGGAATTCATAGAATTCGGCGCTTCCAGAGGCAATCAA TCTGTTCTAGGGAGGAAACTTGCTGAGATGCATAAAGCCGGAAAATCTAGCAAAGGCTTTGGTTTTGATGTCGATAACACCATTGGCAG TACTCCACAAATAAACACGTGGTCATCGGATTGGATTCAATTTTATGGAGAGCATAGATTGGGTTACCAGTTGAAGCTAGCATCGAGACAATATGGCGACAGTCTCATTTATGAAAGAG GACAAAGACTGGTGAAAAGCATAGGAAAACTATTTGAAAATGTGGCGATAGAACCATGCTTACTACACGGAGACTTATGGAGCGGAAACATCAGCTCTGACAAAAATGGAGAGCCTGTCATATTGGATCCAGCGTGCTACT ATGGACACAGTGAGGCAGAATTCGGAATGTCTTGGTGTGCCGGCTTTGGAGCATCATTCTATAATTCATATTTTGAG GTGATGCCTAAACAGCCAGGTTTTGAGGAGAGAAGAGACCTATATATGTTGTATCATTATTTAAATCACTATAATCTCTTTGGTTCTGGATACAGATCATCAGCTATGTCCATAATTGATGATTATCTTGCACTTTTAAAAGCTTAG
- the LOC130963520 gene encoding two-component response regulator ARR2-like, which yields MDYGNNKYTIPIPGIKVLVVDCDSTSLTLASKMLRILGYEVVTAKLGSDALSIIEKNELHLVIMGIHLPDMKMFELIDKIRESYDIPSFIMSADENQTSKSKALSKGAKLYFIKPLLLSDLKGLWKFASCNTKVSTVTTDQNGSKGIIVNKDQEYKPLNNNNNKEKKQELVESSVVQRRKRIRWTDHLHMKFMEAVILAGSGAGPKKIHEYMNVPGVTKEHVSSYLQKYRQSLKAQDSEIQYQRKMLSSESNLRSYQLKDLFHCKSEQFLDAPAHLPSTKIPTVHEPALSQNQLLPGTLVQGEMNGNGVESVEISQEESYTNGRVSEEDQLDPSEDFETIMTNTEPCFTSWSRLLDPEETSYEVSSKDYTAENSELNCSMPMENDMCQQFPAFPSVPSGNVDEIFNISKETENACDEDLDSWLKSL from the exons ATGGATTATGGTAATAATAAGTACACTATTCCAATACCTGGAATCAAAGTTTTGGTGGTGGATTGTGATTCAACATCTCTAACATTGGCATCTAAAATGCTTCGTATCCTTGGATATGAAG TTGTGACTGCTAAACTAGGTTCTGATGCTTTATCAATTattgagaagaatgagcttcaCCTTGTGATCATGGGGATTCATTTGCCTGACATGAAAATGTTTGAACTCATTGACAAAATCAGAGAAAGCTATGACATCCCATCTTTCA TTATGAGTGCTGATGAAAATCAAACTTCAAAGTCAAAAGCACTAAGCAAAGGAGCTAAACTCTATTTCATAAAGCCACTTCTACTTTCTGATTTAAAGGGCCTCTGGAAATTTGCATCATGCAACACAAAAGTTTCAACAGTAACCACTGATCAAAATGGATCAAAGGGTATCATAGTGAACAAGGATCAAGAATACAAACCactgaataataataataacaaagagaaaaaaCAAGAACTTGTTGAATCATCAGTGGTCCAGAGAAGGAAAAGAATTAGGTGGACTGATCATTTGCATATGAAGTTCATGGAAGCTGTTATCTTAGCAGGATCTGGTG CTGGTCCTAAGAAAATACATGAGTATATGAATGTGCCAGGAGTCACAAAAGAGCATGTTTCAAGCTATTTACAG AAATATCGCCAATCTTTGAAAGCGCAAGATAGTGAAATTCAATATCAAAGGAAAATGCTATCATCTGAGTCGAATTTAAGATCATACCAATTGAAGGATCTCTTCCATTGCAAGTCAGAGCAATTTCTTGATGCTCCTGCACATCTTCCTTCCACGAAAATTCCAACTGTTCATGAACCAGCTTTGAGCCAAAACCAATTACTCCCAGGGACACTGGTGCAAGGTGAGATGAATGGCAATGGTGTGGAATCTGTGGAGATTAGCCAAGAAGAAAGTTATACTAATGGAAGAGTTTCTGAAGAAGATCAATTAGACCCAAGTGAAGATTTTGAAACAATAATGACAAATACTGAGCCTTGTTTCACTAGCTGGAGTCGGCTACTTGATCCTGAAGAAACTTCTTACGAGGTTTCCTCTAAGGATTATACTGCTGAAAACAGTGAATTGAATTGTTCGATGCCGATGGAGAATGATATGTGTCAACAGTTTCCTGCATTTCCTTCAGTACCATCAGGAAATGTTGATGAGATCTTCAATATTTCAAAGGAAACTGAGAATGCCTGTGATGAGGATTTAGATAGTTGGCTAAAAAGCTTATAG